From the genome of Desulfovibrio sp.:
TTAATGTCTAGGCATTTATTCGCCACGGTGCGCAAATATCATACCTGAAAAGTCGGTAGTTGGTGATGAATAAATGCAATCACACTCCATTTTGGTCGTAATTGACAGATCTCCAGCATGTTGTATCTCGATAAAAGGGGGGATTTGTCATGAGTAATTATGTTGTAATTCAAGATGCCGACAAATGCGGGCATTGCGAAGCGTGCGTTGCCAAATGCATGAAATCCAATCACTTCCCTGCCAGGGTCCGCATGGTGGACATCGTGGCCCCGCACGCCACCAAACCCGGTACCCATCACTTCGCTTTTTTGTCCTGCCACCACTGCGAAGACCCGAAGTGCGTGGCCGCCTGCACCCACAACGCCATGCAGCGCACAGCCGACGGCGTGGTGCGAGTGAACGAGGACAACTGCGAAGGCTGCGCCGACTGCGCCCACGCCTGCCCCTGGCACGTTCCCAGGGTGCTGGGCGATACGCCGACTGTTAAGTGCAACCTGTGCGACGGCCGGGCCGCCCATGGAGAACTGCCCGAATGCGTGCGCACCTGCCCGCATGGAGCGCTCAGGCTGGTGCGGGTGGCTCAGCTTTCGCTGGAGGGCCGGGCGGAGTATGCCCAGAAGTTCATCATGCGCAACTTTTTGAAACACGACTGAGCTTTCTCAATCCATCAAATGGCGTGTAGTCTGAAGGGTCTGCCGGTCCGCCGGCAGACCCTTCAGACTTTTGCAAAGAACGCCATCCAAGCTTCCCATAACCGGTTTTTCGCGTTAAGATTTGAGTGATTCCTTTCTCTTGCCTGGCCCGCACCAATGGACCCCAAGGAGAAGTCATGCTCGAGCGAAACGACTGCATCAAACTGCCCGGCGTATACCAGACCTACCACGACCGCATAGCCTCGTTCATTCCGGCTGCGCGGCTCTTCTGCGGCGCGTTCACGAACCTGGCCTATGGAGACGACGCCAGTTTCTACCGGCTGGTCCCCAAAATTGTGGTCAAGGCCACGTCCGCGGACGAGGTGTCCAGGCTTCTGGCCATCGCCAGCGAACTCAAGGTGCCTGTCACCTTCCGCACCGCCGGGACCAGCCTGTCCGGCCAGGCCCTCACGGATTCGGTGCTCATCTACCTGGCCGGAGCCTGGAAGGGGCTTCACATCCACGATCACGCCAGCCACATTAGCCTTGAGCCCGGCGTCATAGGCGCCGAAGCCAATTTCCAGCTGGCTCCCCACGGCAAGAAGATCGGGCCGGACCCGGCTTCCATCAATGCGGCCATGATCGGCGGCATCGCGGCCAACAACGCCTCGGGCATGTGCTGCGGCACGGCTGAGAACAGCTACAAGACCGTGGAGTCCATGAAGCTCATCTTCGTGGACGGCTCCACCCTGGACACGGCAGATCCGCAGTCGCGCGAGGCCTTTGCCAAAAGCCACCCCGGGCTCCTGGCGGAACTGGCGGCCATCCGCGACGAGATTGCCGGAGACGCCAAACTTTCAGCGCGGATCAAGACCAAGTTCAAGATAAAGAACACCACCGGCTACGGCATCAACTCCTTCGTGGACTTCTCCGACCCCATCGACATCCTGCTGCACCTGATGGTGGGGTCCGAAGGCACCCTGGCCTTCATCGCGGAAGTCACCTACCGCACAGTGGTGGAGCACCCGAGCAAGGCCTCGGCCATGATGTACTACGCCACCATAAAGGACGCCTGCAACGCCACGATAAAGCTGAAGAAAGGCCCTGTTTCCGCCGTGGAGCTCATGGACAGGGCTTCGCTGCGCTCTGTGGAGGACAAGCCGGGCATGCCAGCCTTCCTGAAGGGGCTGCCGGACACGGCCGCGGCCATCCTGGTGGAGACCCGGGCCGCGGACAAGAAGACGCTTCTTGCGCAGATTGAGAAGATTCAAGCGTTGGTGGCCGGGATCAAGGCCATCCACCCCATCGTGTTCATGGACCAGCCCGATGATTTCAACAAGCTCTGGAACATCCGCAAGGGTCTTTTCCCGGCTGTTGGCGCGGTGCGAAATCCCGGGACCACGGTGGTCATCGAGGACGT
Proteins encoded in this window:
- a CDS encoding 4Fe-4S ferredoxin encodes the protein MSNYVVIQDADKCGHCEACVAKCMKSNHFPARVRMVDIVAPHATKPGTHHFAFLSCHHCEDPKCVAACTHNAMQRTADGVVRVNEDNCEGCADCAHACPWHVPRVLGDTPTVKCNLCDGRAAHGELPECVRTCPHGALRLVRVAQLSLEGRAEYAQKFIMRNFLKHD